Proteins from one Mycolicibacter virginiensis genomic window:
- a CDS encoding TetR/AcrR family transcriptional regulator, which translates to MARRRGWGGNPPHTDEEAGRRIIAAAVELVAETGSAVSLADVATSLGVIRQTVYRYFPTADALMRAVAIASVDDFLDRLTEHVHGIHDPADALAEGAVYTLDEVARSPHLGAMLSSSSAHNREMASEEARVFGMRMIERFDVDWKQHGYDEAALRELVEFTLRIMLSFVVAPNDPDRSPDELRRFLRRWLGEAVAAQSRHTVD; encoded by the coding sequence ATGGCACGCCGACGCGGCTGGGGAGGTAACCCGCCGCACACCGACGAGGAAGCCGGCCGGCGGATCATCGCCGCGGCCGTCGAGCTGGTCGCCGAGACCGGTTCCGCAGTGTCGCTGGCCGACGTCGCCACCTCACTCGGGGTGATCCGGCAGACGGTGTATCGCTACTTCCCCACCGCCGACGCGCTGATGCGCGCCGTAGCCATCGCCTCCGTCGACGACTTCCTCGACCGGCTCACTGAGCACGTACACGGCATCCACGATCCCGCCGACGCACTCGCCGAAGGCGCGGTCTACACCCTGGATGAGGTGGCCCGCTCCCCACACCTGGGCGCCATGCTGTCGTCGTCTTCGGCACACAACCGAGAGATGGCCTCCGAAGAGGCCCGCGTCTTCGGGATGCGAATGATCGAGCGGTTCGACGTCGACTGGAAGCAGCACGGCTACGACGAAGCCGCGCTGCGCGAACTCGTGGAGTTCACCCTGCGGATCATGCTCTCGTTCGTCGTGGCGCCCAACGATCCAGATCGGTCCCCCGACGAGCTGCGCCGCTTCCTGCGACGTTGGCTCGGCGAAGCCGTCGCCGCGCAGTCGCGACACACCGTCGACTGA
- a CDS encoding PPE family protein → MDYGALPPEINSARMYAGPGPASLLASASAWQDLAAELNSAAATYGSVIAGLTSGSWLGASAVTMAAAASPYVTWLSATGAQAEQAGAQLAAAVTAYESAHAATVPPPLIAANRTLQQTLIATNLLGQNTAAVATTEAQYLEMWAQDAAAMYGYAGASAVATQVTPFASPPQTTDPSRQAGQVASVAQSAVATTGTDTEALMSQGPQLLSTTPTALQALAAPTEEASTGGSMSSSMSSLNSLMMPMRMAMMPMSMLMRMLMGGSNGAKGAAAGVAAAGGAASGLLSSAGGASSTVTLAGFSGGSAATAGLGRAASIGALSVPPAWTGLGVASAPAAAALPSVGGGAVPAAGMGNAAAVPPMVPFASLAARGGVGGSATQYDFRPTVIPRSPAAG, encoded by the coding sequence ATGGACTACGGAGCCCTGCCGCCGGAGATCAACTCGGCGCGCATGTACGCCGGCCCCGGCCCGGCTTCGTTGCTGGCCTCTGCGAGCGCCTGGCAGGACTTGGCCGCCGAACTGAACTCCGCTGCCGCGACCTATGGTTCAGTGATTGCGGGTCTGACGAGTGGTTCCTGGCTTGGCGCCTCGGCGGTGACGATGGCCGCGGCGGCAAGCCCCTACGTGACCTGGCTCAGTGCCACCGGGGCCCAGGCCGAGCAGGCCGGCGCCCAACTGGCCGCCGCCGTCACGGCCTACGAATCCGCCCACGCGGCTACCGTTCCGCCGCCACTGATCGCGGCCAACCGCACCCTGCAGCAGACCCTGATCGCCACCAATCTGCTCGGGCAGAACACCGCGGCAGTCGCCACGACCGAGGCGCAGTACCTGGAGATGTGGGCGCAGGACGCCGCGGCCATGTACGGCTACGCCGGGGCGTCGGCGGTCGCCACCCAGGTCACGCCATTCGCCTCGCCGCCGCAGACCACCGACCCGTCCCGGCAGGCCGGCCAGGTCGCCTCGGTCGCGCAGTCGGCCGTCGCGACCACCGGTACCGACACCGAGGCATTGATGTCGCAAGGGCCGCAACTACTCTCGACGACCCCGACGGCGCTGCAGGCGCTGGCCGCACCCACCGAGGAGGCGTCGACGGGCGGCTCGATGTCGTCGTCGATGTCGAGCCTGAACTCGCTGATGATGCCGATGCGTATGGCGATGATGCCGATGAGCATGCTGATGCGGATGCTGATGGGCGGCTCCAATGGGGCCAAGGGTGCCGCGGCCGGTGTGGCAGCCGCCGGCGGGGCGGCCTCGGGCCTACTCAGCTCCGCGGGTGGCGCGTCCAGCACGGTGACGTTGGCGGGCTTCTCCGGCGGATCGGCGGCCACCGCCGGCCTGGGCCGGGCCGCCTCGATCGGTGCGTTGTCGGTGCCGCCGGCCTGGACCGGTCTGGGCGTGGCCAGCGCTCCGGCGGCCGCGGCGTTGCCGTCGGTCGGTGGGGGAGCGGTCCCGGCAGCGGGGATGGGCAATGCTGCCGCGGTGCCGCCGATGGTGCCGTTCGCCAGCCTGGCCGCCCGCGGTGGGGTCGGCGGCTCGGCCACCCAGTACGACTTTCGGCCTACGGTGATCCCGCGGTCACCGGCAGCGGGGTAG
- a CDS encoding metal-dependent hydrolase, translating into MTDLIVRKLRFAFAEYPVPFLWNEANPAFSSMANAVSLLAIGFEKMIGGMIAEAMPLITDPAVAEEADAFVRQEGQHSMAHRGHAKALVRAYPGLKETVDECNAMFDKMAAEKSLDYRLAYTADLEATFTPVFKLMLDHDNTLFAPGDDRVASLFLWHFVEEVEHRSSALIIYDHVINDPWYRMRMAPSIFKHVMSVIKVACEGFNRHIPLEDRKVDALSLFSTYRAKQAWRRRVPFGWPADEGPVADAFKHLPKREMATAVAGIIRSQLPNHKPAHEKIPVLANEWFARYDDGYDVTKWYTAEEKSA; encoded by the coding sequence ATGACCGACCTGATCGTGCGCAAACTGCGGTTTGCGTTCGCCGAGTACCCCGTGCCGTTCTTGTGGAACGAAGCCAACCCGGCGTTCTCGTCGATGGCCAATGCTGTCTCGCTGCTGGCGATCGGCTTCGAGAAGATGATCGGCGGCATGATCGCCGAGGCGATGCCGCTGATCACCGACCCCGCGGTCGCCGAAGAGGCCGACGCGTTCGTGCGGCAGGAGGGCCAGCACTCGATGGCCCACCGCGGCCACGCCAAGGCACTGGTCAGGGCCTACCCGGGGCTCAAGGAGACCGTCGACGAATGCAACGCCATGTTCGACAAGATGGCCGCCGAAAAATCACTGGACTACCGGCTGGCCTACACCGCCGACCTGGAGGCCACCTTCACCCCGGTCTTCAAGCTGATGCTCGACCACGACAACACCCTGTTCGCTCCGGGTGACGACCGGGTGGCGTCACTGTTCTTGTGGCACTTCGTCGAGGAAGTCGAACACCGCAGCTCCGCGCTGATCATCTACGACCACGTCATCAACGACCCGTGGTACCGGATGCGGATGGCGCCGTCGATCTTCAAGCACGTGATGAGCGTGATCAAGGTGGCATGCGAGGGCTTCAATCGCCACATTCCCTTGGAAGACCGCAAGGTTGACGCGCTGTCACTGTTCAGTACCTACCGCGCCAAGCAGGCTTGGCGACGCCGGGTCCCGTTCGGCTGGCCGGCCGACGAGGGCCCGGTCGCGGATGCCTTCAAACATCTGCCAAAGCGCGAAATGGCCACCGCCGTCGCCGGTATCATCCGCAGCCAGCTGCCCAATCACAAACCGGCCCACGAGAAGATCCCGGTCCTGGCCAACGAGTGGTTCGCCCGCTATGACGACGGCTACGACGTGACCAAGTGGTACACCGCAGAGGAGAAGAGCGCCTGA
- a CDS encoding enoyl-CoA hydratase/isomerase family protein, which produces MPLVTYECHDHVATITLNRPEARNAINGAMRQDLNTAWDRFRAEEDAWVGILTAEGDVFCAGADLKDSAGAVGTFPGTFWEKPTINSFESGMELFKPTIAAVHGPCVGYGLTGLLFCDFIIASTDAVFRFPEVTLGVPTIVGAIRLPRRVGWANAMELLLTGEPMSAQRAKDIGLVWKLVEPDALQETARAWAHTLTKAAPLAQRATKEVAWRSTDMSWIDAVRFGETMRKVAAATEDVAEGLQAWREQRPPQWRGR; this is translated from the coding sequence ATGCCCCTGGTCACCTATGAGTGCCACGACCACGTCGCGACCATCACCCTGAACCGGCCCGAGGCCCGCAACGCCATCAATGGGGCGATGCGCCAGGACCTCAACACCGCCTGGGACCGGTTTCGCGCCGAGGAGGACGCCTGGGTCGGGATTCTCACCGCCGAAGGCGACGTGTTCTGCGCCGGCGCCGATCTCAAGGACTCGGCCGGCGCCGTCGGCACATTTCCCGGCACGTTCTGGGAGAAGCCCACGATCAACTCGTTCGAATCCGGCATGGAGCTTTTCAAGCCGACCATCGCCGCGGTGCACGGCCCGTGTGTGGGTTACGGCCTCACCGGACTGCTGTTCTGCGACTTCATCATCGCCAGCACCGACGCGGTGTTCCGCTTCCCGGAGGTGACCCTCGGGGTGCCCACCATCGTCGGGGCGATCCGGCTACCGCGGCGGGTGGGCTGGGCCAACGCGATGGAGCTGCTGTTGACCGGAGAGCCGATGAGCGCGCAACGCGCCAAAGACATCGGACTGGTGTGGAAACTCGTCGAGCCCGACGCCCTGCAGGAGACGGCCCGAGCCTGGGCACACACCCTCACCAAGGCCGCTCCCCTGGCGCAGCGAGCCACTAAGGAAGTGGCGTGGCGCAGCACCGACATGAGCTGGATCGACGCCGTGCGGTTCGGTGAGACGATGCGCAAGGTCGCCGCGGCGACCGAGGACGTCGCCGAGGGACTACAAGCATGGCGGGAACAGCGGCCACCGCAGTGGCGGGGCCGCTGA
- the tpx gene encoding thiol peroxidase — MAQITLKGNQINTVGELPAVGSAAPAFSLTGTDLSVVDSGQFAGKPVLLNIFPSVDTPVCATSVRTFNERAAAGGAVLCVSNDLPFAQKRFCGAEGIENVASASGFRASFGADYGITIADGPLAGLLGRAIVVIGADGNVAYTELVPEIGQEPNYDAALAALSGA; from the coding sequence ATGGCGCAGATCACGTTAAAGGGAAACCAGATCAACACCGTAGGCGAGTTGCCGGCTGTCGGTTCGGCAGCACCGGCGTTCAGCTTGACCGGAACCGACCTGAGTGTGGTGGACAGTGGGCAGTTCGCCGGTAAGCCGGTTCTGCTGAACATCTTCCCGTCGGTCGACACCCCGGTCTGTGCGACCAGCGTGCGGACCTTCAACGAGCGGGCGGCCGCCGGCGGGGCCGTGCTGTGTGTCTCCAACGACCTGCCGTTCGCGCAGAAGCGGTTCTGCGGTGCCGAGGGCATCGAGAACGTCGCCAGTGCCTCGGGTTTCCGGGCCAGCTTCGGTGCCGACTACGGGATCACCATCGCCGACGGTCCGCTGGCCGGGCTGCTGGGCCGGGCGATCGTGGTGATCGGTGCAGACGGCAACGTCGCCTACACCGAGTTGGTGCCGGAGATCGGCCAGGAGCCGAATTACGACGCGGCGTTGGCGGCGCTGAGCGGGGCCTAG
- a CDS encoding NYN domain-containing protein: MRWIVDAMNVIGARPDGWWKDRHAAMVRLTRQLEAWAPSQDGKVTVVFEKPPSPPIESDAVTIAAAPRPAANSADDEIVRLVRADDRPQDITVVTSDLALVERVSSAGAATCPAARFRRLIEEG, encoded by the coding sequence GTGCGGTGGATCGTGGACGCGATGAACGTGATCGGTGCGCGTCCAGACGGCTGGTGGAAGGACCGCCACGCCGCGATGGTCCGTCTGACCCGCCAGCTGGAAGCCTGGGCGCCATCGCAGGACGGGAAAGTCACGGTGGTCTTCGAGAAGCCGCCGTCGCCGCCCATCGAATCGGATGCCGTCACGATCGCGGCGGCGCCGCGCCCCGCTGCCAACTCTGCCGACGACGAGATCGTGCGGCTGGTCCGGGCCGATGACCGGCCGCAGGACATCACCGTGGTGACCTCTGATCTTGCCCTGGTGGAGCGGGTCTCGTCGGCGGGCGCGGCCACCTGTCCGGCGGCACGTTTCCGCAGGCTCATCGAGGAGGGGTGA
- a CDS encoding RND family transporter yields MSGHGTRRPGYMRAVRRLAWPLVIFWLLLTAGLNVLVPPIESVARENAVTMSPQDAPSMIAAKHIGATFEEFDSDAMVMLVLEGETELGPEAHRYYDALIAKLAADHEHVQHIADLWGDPITAAGVQSADGKAAYAQINTAGDQGSTLGNKSVDAVRAIVASVPAPEGVRAYVTGQAALTTDMTEAADKSMLKMMAVTGVVIIVMLAIVYRSAATVALALVMVGFEMGSARGLVALLGHHGLLGFSTFVVAMLSSLAIAAGTDYAIFLIGRYHEARNAGEDPETAWYSMFRGTWHVILGSGLTIAGASLCLHFARLSYFKALGIPSALGLLVVIAGALTVAPAIVAIATRHGLLEPKRAEGRGWRRIGTANVRWPGAVFVAALLVTLAGMLAVPGMKISFNDRYYIPASLPANVGYDAAERHFSAARMNPDVLMVESDHDLRNPADMIILDRIAKNIFRTRGVERVQSITRPLGSPIDHTSIPFQISMQAVPIQENLQFMTDRLSDMVRMSDDLGATVDSMVRLRDLVNQMNNTTDKMSVDMATVTATVDEIRDHIADFDDVVRPIRNYFYWEQHCLNIPACDAIRSVFDAYDGMDKFSEDMRPLLADMAEVNTVMPQMVGQFDPMIAVAKSMQGSLLTMHSSFSGLVTQMSRMTDTATEMGRAFDASKADDYFYLPPEAFDNADFQKGLKLFLSPDGKAARFIVTYDADPATPKGIAFVEPMLAAAHDAVKGTPLTGAKFYLTGTAAVYKDIQVGSTYDILIVGAAAVTLIFIVMLLITRALVASAVIVGTVLLSLSAAFGLTVVVWQHILGLQLNWIAPVFGVIILLAVGSDYNLLLVSRFSEEIGAGIKTGIIRSIGGTGSVVTAAGLVFAFTMMSMAASDLYSIGQAGSTIGLGLLFDTLIVRSFLTPSIAALLGRWFWWPQNIQNFWRVRSAPSRPAAVESDPAATPLPVTAGSP; encoded by the coding sequence ATGAGCGGCCACGGCACCCGTCGCCCGGGGTATATGCGGGCAGTTCGCCGGCTGGCCTGGCCGCTGGTGATCTTCTGGCTGTTGCTGACCGCCGGGCTCAATGTGCTGGTTCCGCCGATCGAGTCGGTGGCGCGCGAGAACGCCGTGACGATGTCGCCGCAGGACGCGCCGTCGATGATCGCGGCAAAGCACATCGGCGCGACGTTCGAGGAATTCGACTCCGACGCCATGGTGATGCTGGTGCTCGAGGGCGAGACCGAGTTGGGGCCCGAGGCGCACCGCTACTACGACGCCCTGATCGCCAAACTGGCCGCCGATCACGAACACGTCCAGCACATCGCGGATCTGTGGGGCGACCCGATCACCGCCGCCGGAGTGCAAAGCGCCGACGGCAAAGCCGCCTACGCGCAGATCAACACCGCTGGCGATCAGGGCAGCACCCTGGGCAACAAATCGGTCGACGCGGTCCGCGCGATCGTCGCCTCGGTGCCCGCACCGGAAGGGGTCAGGGCCTACGTCACCGGCCAAGCGGCACTGACCACTGATATGACCGAAGCGGCCGACAAGAGCATGCTCAAGATGATGGCCGTGACCGGCGTGGTCATCATCGTCATGCTGGCCATCGTCTACCGTTCGGCCGCCACCGTGGCACTCGCCCTGGTGATGGTGGGCTTCGAGATGGGCAGCGCCCGCGGCCTTGTCGCGCTGCTCGGACACCATGGCTTACTCGGCTTTTCGACCTTCGTGGTTGCGATGCTGTCGTCCCTGGCGATCGCGGCCGGCACCGACTATGCGATCTTCCTGATCGGGCGCTACCACGAAGCCCGCAATGCCGGCGAAGACCCCGAGACCGCCTGGTACTCGATGTTCCGCGGCACCTGGCATGTCATCTTGGGCTCGGGACTGACGATCGCGGGCGCGTCACTGTGTCTGCATTTCGCCAGGCTGTCCTACTTCAAGGCCCTGGGTATCCCGTCGGCACTGGGCCTGCTGGTGGTCATCGCCGGTGCGCTCACCGTGGCCCCGGCCATCGTCGCGATCGCCACCCGGCACGGCCTGCTGGAACCCAAGCGGGCCGAGGGCCGTGGCTGGCGACGGATCGGAACCGCCAATGTCCGTTGGCCCGGTGCGGTTTTCGTGGCGGCACTGCTGGTCACCCTCGCCGGCATGCTGGCGGTGCCCGGCATGAAGATCAGCTTCAACGACCGCTATTACATCCCGGCGAGCCTGCCCGCGAACGTCGGCTATGACGCAGCCGAACGTCATTTCAGCGCCGCCCGGATGAACCCCGATGTCTTGATGGTCGAAAGCGACCACGACCTTCGCAATCCTGCCGACATGATCATCTTGGACCGGATCGCCAAGAACATCTTTCGGACCCGCGGAGTGGAACGCGTGCAAAGCATCACTCGACCATTGGGCAGTCCCATCGACCACACCTCGATCCCGTTCCAGATCAGCATGCAGGCCGTCCCGATCCAGGAGAACCTGCAGTTCATGACCGACCGGCTATCCGACATGGTCAGGATGAGCGACGACCTGGGCGCCACGGTCGACTCCATGGTGCGTCTACGCGACCTGGTCAACCAGATGAACAACACCACCGACAAGATGAGCGTCGACATGGCAACAGTGACGGCGACCGTCGACGAGATCCGCGACCACATAGCCGATTTCGACGATGTCGTGCGCCCGATTCGTAACTACTTCTACTGGGAGCAGCACTGCCTCAACATTCCCGCGTGCGACGCGATCCGGTCGGTCTTCGACGCCTACGATGGGATGGACAAGTTCAGCGAGGACATGCGGCCGCTGCTGGCCGACATGGCAGAGGTGAACACGGTGATGCCGCAGATGGTCGGACAGTTCGATCCGATGATCGCGGTGGCGAAATCGATGCAGGGCAGCCTGCTCACCATGCATTCGAGCTTCTCCGGCCTGGTGACCCAGATGTCGAGGATGACCGACACAGCCACCGAGATGGGCCGGGCCTTCGACGCCTCCAAGGCCGACGACTACTTCTACCTGCCCCCGGAGGCCTTCGACAATGCCGATTTCCAGAAGGGCCTGAAACTGTTCCTGTCCCCGGACGGTAAGGCGGCGCGATTCATCGTCACCTACGACGCCGACCCGGCCACGCCGAAGGGCATCGCCTTCGTCGAACCGATGCTGGCCGCCGCCCACGACGCGGTGAAGGGAACGCCGCTGACCGGCGCCAAGTTCTACCTCACCGGAACCGCGGCGGTGTACAAGGACATCCAAGTCGGCTCGACCTACGACATCCTGATCGTCGGGGCGGCAGCAGTGACGCTGATCTTCATCGTGATGCTGCTGATCACCCGGGCACTGGTCGCCTCCGCGGTGATCGTCGGGACGGTGCTGCTGTCGCTGAGTGCGGCATTCGGCCTGACCGTGGTGGTGTGGCAGCACATCCTCGGCCTCCAATTGAACTGGATCGCACCGGTTTTCGGGGTGATCATCCTGCTTGCGGTCGGCTCGGACTACAACTTGTTGCTGGTCTCCCGGTTCTCCGAGGAGATCGGCGCGGGAATCAAGACCGGGATCATCCGCTCGATCGGCGGCACCGGCTCAGTGGTGACCGCTGCGGGGCTGGTGTTCGCCTTCACGATGATGTCGATGGCGGCCAGCGATCTGTACTCGATCGGGCAGGCCGGTAGCACGATCGGACTCGGCCTGCTGTTCGACACCTTGATCGTGCGCTCGTTCTTGACGCCCTCGATCGCGGCGCTGCTGGGCCGATGGTTCTGGTGGCCTCAAAACATCCAGAACTTCTGGCGCGTGCGGTCGGCGCCGAGCCGTCCCGCTGCGGTCGAATCCGACCCGGCCGCTACCCCGCTGCCGGTGACCGCGGGATCACCGTAG
- a CDS encoding MmpS family transport accessory protein has translation MRTFVSRAWVPVVVATAALVGTLAVVNLRSVFGADEIFRWDGSGSQVINSINEKQVRYEVFGSDTVAGSVSYLDRETQPARATFSGLPWSHTIITTSPSVIGNLVAQGDGEEIGCRITVNGAVKDEQLATGHHAQVFCLVKGA, from the coding sequence ATGCGCACGTTTGTCAGCCGAGCCTGGGTGCCCGTCGTGGTCGCGACGGCGGCACTAGTCGGGACGCTGGCGGTCGTGAACCTGCGCAGCGTGTTCGGCGCCGACGAGATCTTCCGCTGGGACGGCAGCGGTTCGCAGGTGATCAACTCGATCAACGAAAAACAGGTCCGCTACGAGGTTTTCGGGTCCGATACCGTCGCCGGTTCGGTGAGCTACCTCGACCGAGAGACCCAACCCGCGCGGGCGACGTTCAGCGGCCTGCCCTGGAGTCACACCATCATCACCACGAGCCCGTCGGTCATCGGCAACCTGGTCGCCCAAGGCGACGGCGAGGAGATCGGCTGCCGCATCACGGTCAACGGCGCCGTCAAAGACGAACAGCTGGCCACTGGGCACCACGCCCAGGTGTTCTGTCTGGTCAAAGGCGCATGA